The genomic stretch AGTTAGAACCTGCACAAAATAGGTTGTTGAGCGTTTTGCCTTTAAGCATCGGATTAAAGGTGTGGTTCGTCTTGATACCTAATGATAAAAACGGTTGTGAGTCAGCCGAAAAAAACTCTGGGTTGAACCAAGTACTACGTTGTTTAAAGCTGTTCATGTCTAAATCAAACACGGGCTCTTGTAACTTGTCATGATGACCAATAAGGCCTTTATTAAAGAAACTACCGGATGCAAAAATGAAATGTTCGGCGGATAACGGCATGTTTTCCAAATTACGGGTATAAATGCGTTTAAGGCTTAATTCATCATTGTTACTACTGTCTTTAGCTATATCACCATGGGTGACTTGATCGCCTTTTAGTAACATACCACCACCTTTGATAAACAAATCAATCATGGTTTCTTCTAGGCGAATACCTAACATTGACGGTGGCATAGTCGTTACTTCGTGAAAGGTTAAGTTAGTTAGTGCATGCAACTTATTGAGGGTTTCAAGACCTAAGCCATTACCTGTGATGGCCGGTAATATAACCACATCATTAATGGTTGCGATAGTTAATAACTTATCTGCAAGGGCTTTGATTTCACTGTCGTTGGTTAAGATACGGGCGATATCAATAGAGCGCAGCTCGCAAGCGTTGCGTTTAAGTCCTGAAAACCCTGCAATCGCGACATTGGCGTGGGTTATTTCAACACCTTCAAATTCGGGTATTTGCACTAAATTATCGGTGACCATCTTAGCGTTAAAGTCACGGAAGTCATCAATTTGGACCACGACAATACGTTTGATGTCATGCTCGTTAAGTCGCATTGGCAGCTGTTGCACATAAGGTTGTGACAACCAAGTCGATTTTAACGTGCCAAGTGGTGTTATGCGCAGGTGATTATCACCATTGTCTTGCTGCTGTAATGGAATACCCGCGTTAGTGAGTAAATGTTTATACCATTGCATTGATGCAAAAACGTTTTCTTTACCGACTTTACTGTATGGGTGAGCTGGGAACTCATGAGTAAATTTATTGAAAATAGCCGCTGGATTACGAATAGCCTTACCTGTTGGCGTATGTGAAAGCAGATCGATAGAGCCTGAAGAAAAGTGCAGGGCGCTTTGACCATTAGAAATAATCGCTGTCTTTAATCCAGCTTCAAGGCAACGTAAACCTGCGGTATAACCGGCGATACCACCGCCGATAATGATGCTATCAAATTTCATAATAATCCTTATCTTCTTGTTTCTCACCGAGCTTGTTAATATCTGTTGCGCCAAACAGGCCTTCATAGAGCCAATAGGTAAATTCTGCTTCTCGCAATGCGTCACCAAATAACACTGGTTTAATACCTTTCCAACGTTCTTCAAAGAACTGCATTAATAACTGACTTGATTGATAACCACTGCAATTGCCAAAATCACAAAACAGGCTGGATGCGCGGTAGGTGCACAATTCACCTTGGCATGATCCCATGCCGAGGCGGGTACGTCTGCGTAAATCCACCAAGTTAGTCACATCTAACTGCTTAATGGCGTATTCAATTTCACCCACAGAAACCATCTCACATTCACAAACAATGGATTTGCCTTTAGTGCTTTGGTCAAAACTCGCAACTGCATTTTCACCGTGACGGTGGGTTGCCGCTGTGGTGGTGAATACCGCTTGTTTAGATTTGTTTTTGTTGTTTCCAGCCTTAATCACAGAACCAGGTAGCGGCTGTAAATGGGTTGTACAGCTGTTGATATTTCCGAGCTTGCTTGCTACAAGGTCGGTGGTCATTTCAGCCATTAATCGGCTGGTCATTAATTTTCCGCCGAGAATACTGCTAAAGCCCGCAAGTCCATCACGCTGCTGGTGATCGAGTAATACAATACCGCGACTGATATTACGGCCATCGCCACCGCCGACATCAACAAGTGGTCGTACGCCTGCATAAGCGCGTAAAATACGAGTTTGTGCCAATATTGGCGCGAGTTTAGCGCCTTCTTCAATTAAGATATTGACTTCCTTTTCACTGATTTTTAGTGAATCTATATCGTTGTAATCAATTTCTTCTGAAGTAGTGCCAATGAGTGAGATTGAGTCACCGGGTACTAAAATGTCGGCATCGGCAGGTTTACGGCAACGATTGATAACCAGATCATTAATGCGGTGTTCGAATACTAATAGTGAGCCTTTAGCTGGTAGCATTTGCACATTAAGGTCGGCGTAGTGACAAATGTTCTTGCCCCAAATACCGGCTGCATTAATCACTTCTTGGGCATACACTTCAAACTGTTCGTTGGTGCGGGTATTAAGGCATTTAGCGCCGATGATGCGATCGCCAATGCGGATCAAGGATTGCACCATTGAATAAGTCAGTAATTGCGCGCCATGATTTTTGGCATCTAATACATTGGATGCACATAAACGAAAAGGGTCGAGCGTGCCGTCGGGCACTTTGACTGCGCCAAGTAGACTGCGATTGACGTTTGGTTCAAGTTCTATCGCTTGTTGTGGCGTCAGTCTTTGGGTGTCGATGCCAGCTGTTGCGCAAGCCGTCATGAAGGTCTGTTGAAAATCCAGATCATCTTCTGGCAAGGTAATAAATAATCCGTTGGTTTCTTCAATACAGTGACTGGCGATATGCTTGAGGATCTTATTCTCTTGGATACACTCACGAGCTGATTCAGCATCGGTGACCGCATAACGCGCGCCGGAATGTAATAGGCCGTGGTTACGACCTGTGGTACCTGAAGCTATATCACTTTTATCAAGTAATATGCAGGTGATGCCACGTAATGCGCAATCGCGCATAATACTGGTGCCTGTCGCGCCACCGCCAATTATCAATACTTCGGTATTGAAACGGGTTACCTTTCCCATAATTCATCCATATATGCAGCTCAATTAACTACTTATAAGTATGAACTAGATAGTTTTTGATGAATTGATCTTAATCATAAATGCTCGAAAGAACATTTTGCACACCCATTCGAGCATCTCATTTTAATGAAAAAGGCTATTATAATTGCTTAAAGCGTTGGCATATAAAATCAATCAACACCTTTAAGCGGGCAGGTTGATAACGATTACGATGATAAAGTAGAAACAGCGGCACATCAGGCGAATGCCATTGTTCGTCGTCAGATGCTGAGATTAACGCCGGTGCTAAGGTATGCGCGTTAATTTCTTCTTCACAATACAGTTCAGGTAAACGGACAATGCCATTACCACTCTTGGCGGCATTAATCAGTGCTCGGCCACTTTTACAGCTAAAGTTACCTTTCACATTGATGTCTAATTCATGTATCGGGGCATTATTGTGTTGCACTGATTTTTGATGGAAACGCCAGCGTTTGATACTGCCAGTTAAACAATTATGTTGTTCCAGATCTTTAGGGTGCTTAATGACAGGATGTTTAGCTAAATAATCAGGACTGGCCAATACCTGCACCTTAATATCAGTGAGTTTTCTCGCGACTAACCCTGAATCTTCTAATTCCCCCATACGCACAACTAAATCAAATGCCTCGGCAATCAAGTCAACGCGTGGGCTACTAAAGTCCAGTTCAACCTCTATATCAGGATACTGTAAATTAAACTCACTGATAATGTTTGCCAGAATATCCTCACCTATCACACCACCAACACAGTTGATGCAGATACTACCTTGTAATTGTTCGGTATCGTCTTTCGCTGCTATAACTGCTTGGTTGATGGTTTGTAATGATGTAAGGCATTGCTGGAAAAATTGTTCGCCAATAGGCGTCAATCGTTGGGCGCGTGTCGTACGGATAATCAGTTGCACACCGAGTTGTTGTTCGAGCTGAGCAAGTTGACGCGATACGTGGGCACGAGATGACTGTAATACTTCAGCGGCTTTAGTAAAGCTACCTTGTTCTGCAATAGTGACAAACGCACGGATGTCGGCAAGAGATGAGCTACTTTGCATTGCTGTGCCTATAGAGATTAAGTTGAGTAGGATAATAGTAAAAGGTCTATGAATCTCATTGTAGCTTAAAGCGTAATAGTTATGTTCTTTATTGTGTATATATCAACAATAGTCATTTCTATATACTCTCTTCATCCGCTCAGGAGTGCTTAGGTCTAACGTTAATAGACGCGATACATTCACTATGTAGTCATTGAGTGCGCAGCTAATCGCTGTCGTTTAATCTTAATTGTTATTAAAAATAATCAGCAAATATTATTCTAAAAAAATAGAGAGCATACAATGAAAAAATTAGTTGTTATTACAGGCGCAAGTTCAGGTATTGGTGAAGCTACAGCAAAACGTTTAAGCGCAGCTGGTCACCCATTATTATTAGTTGCTCGTCGAGTTGAAAAATTAGAAGCGCTAGACTTACCAAACTGTTTATGTGAAAAAGTAGACTTAACAGTACACGCTGAATTTAACGCGGCACTTGCTAAAGCGGAAGCGGTATACGGTCCTGCGGATTTATTAATTAATAACGCTGGCATGATGTTACTAGGCCAAATCGATACTCAGCCTGCTGAAGAATTCAAAACGATGTTCGACGTTAACGTCATTGCATTATTAAACGGCATGCAAGCAGTTCTTGCGCCAATGAAAGCACGTAATACGGGTACTATCATTAACATCAGCTCTGTTGCAGGTCGTAAAACATTCGGCGCACACGCTGCTTACTGTGGTACTAAATTTGCTGTTCACGCAATCACTGAAAACGTACGTGAAGAAGTAGCAATGTCAGATGTACGTGTTATCACTATCGCACCGGGCGCTGTTGAAACTGAATTGTTGTCACACACAACATCAGAAGAAATTAAAGCGGGCTACGAATCTTGGAAAGAAACAATGGGTAGTATTTTAGCACCAGATGACGTTGCTCGTGCAATCGAATTTGCTTATGCACAACCACAAGATGTATGTATTCGTGAAATCGTATTAGCAAGTACACGTCAAGAACCTTAGGTCTTAATACGTATTGTTAAAGTACTAATTACCTGTTGGATAACAAATAACCCGGTAATTAGTACTTTTTTCATGCTTGCTTATTATGTTGCTTAGTTAAGATGGGGTTATTACTTTACAAGCACTACAAACTTTACATTAAGGATGATGTGAAATGAAATTATGGATATACAGACCGACACAATTACTCGACGCCGTGCGTGATTATAAATTATATGCTGACGGTGAATTCATCACTTATGTCAAACGTGGCCAACGCTTTGTTATTGATGTACCAGATCATACGCAAACTCTGCAAGCCAAACTCAGTTGGTGTTCTAGCCAGCCAATTTATACTAAAGACCTCTCCCATGGTGCTGTCACCGTTAAAAATGCTTTTTCACACAACCCACTATTAGTTCTTTTTGGATCAACACTTTTTGCTACATTTGGGCGTAAGCATTATTTAAAGCTGGTTATTTAATCTTACCTGACCGTATCTCATCGCTTTAATTGAGCAAAGCTACTTATATAGTGATAATTTATTACCAACTTTCCTTCAATTACTTATCTTGTTTTGTGAGCTCTGAAACAAAATATAGCGGGTTCTCATCGGAGGAGTATTAACGGATATCGTCGATAATTCTCCGGTAGATAAGGTGGAAAATGACGGAGAACTTTGCTCATGCTCATTTAATCTCATCTTGGCCAAGTATCATGATACGAGCTGATTTAATTTATAGCTTCTTTGTAAATTAGCAGATTAGACTTGCTTTAGTTGTAAAGAACGAGAATGGGTCAATACCATATCTTATAGTTTATTAATTTATATTATAGAGGTTAATGTGGATAAAAGCCTTAAAGTGAATAACCACAAAGTATTATTCACCTCAAATACGCCTACTCATGTTAATTTGTTGTTAAATTCGTGACGTATGTCTAATACTTACCAATGCTTTTGTTAATCAGTTGTTGCTTCATAGATGTTGTATAGAAATTACCTTATGCTTATTTTGTGTTTAGGAAACAGAGAAAATAACTCTTTTTAACTGGCGAGTGAGCCAACTAAAACCAACATTACAATAATAAAAATAGACAAGGAAATTAATATGAAGGTTACAAAAATAGCTTTAATACTAGGTCTAGCATCAACACTACCCAATTTAGTTAATGCTGCTACATTAGAGCAGGTAATGAAAAAAGGCGTATTAAACTGTGGTGTTTCTACAGGGATCCCTGGTTTCTCAGCAACGGATTCAAAGGGTGTTTGGAAAGGTATCGACGTTGACTTTTGTCGCTCAGTTGCCGCTGCTGTATTAGGTGATGCATCGAAAGTTAAATTCATTCCACTGACAGCTAAAGAACGTTTTACGGCATTACAAAGTGGTGAAATCGACCTGCTATCTCGCGCGTCAACGTGGACTGCAACACGTGATACTTCACTTGGCTTAAATTTTGCTGGTGTTAACTATTACGATGGTCAAGGTTTCTTAGTGAACAAAGATCTTGGTGTAACGTCTGCGAAAGAACTAGATGGTGCTTCTTTTTGTATTCAAGCGGGTACAACAACCGAACTTAACCTGACTGATTATTTCAAATCGAATAACATGGAATATAAAGCCGTGACGTTTGATACATCAGGTCAAACAATTGATGCATTCAAAAAAGGTCGTTGTGACGCCGTTACCTCTGATGCATCTCAGCTATATGGTTTAAGAATTAAGTTGGACGATCCTAAATCAGCAGTTGTACTACCTGATATTATTTCTAAAGAACCACTTGGTCCTGTTGTGCGTCAAGGTGATGATGAATGGTTTAACGTAGTTCGTTGGAGCTTATTCGCAACACTTGAAGCGGAAGAGCTAGGTGTAACAGCAAGCAATGTTGATAAGCAATTAAAATCAGCTAATCCATCTGTTAAACGTCTGTTAGGTGTATCTGGTAAAGCGGGTGAAAACTTAGGGCTTAAATCAGATTGGGCTTACCAAATCGTAAAACAAGTTGGTAACTACGAAGAAATGTTTGAAAATAATGTAGGTAAAAACTCACCGCTTAACATTGACCGTGGTCTCAATAATTTATGGAATAAAGGCGGTTTAATGTACGCAATGCCAATTCGATAAATTAATACCTCAGTCACTTCAGCTTATCATCAGATATGTTGAAGTGACCTTGGTATATCGGGGGCTTGGCCCCCTTTTTTAAAAGGTTATTTTGTTATGAATAATTCAAAACTCCCCCCAACCTCCAGCGGTTTGTTTAATAGCCCCAAAAATCGCGCAATTATTTTCCAAGTGCTTTCTTTAGTGGTTGTGGTTTTATGCATTTTTTACTTCGTTAACAACATGTTTGATAATGTAGCAAAAGGGGTATCACTACAGGTTTCTCATTCTTAGGTGAAACAGCTGGTTTTGGTGTCAGCCAATCACTTATTCCTTATGATGATACAAGTTCAACGTTTTTAGATGTATTTATTGTTGGTATATTAAATACCATACTAGTGGGCGTGATTGGTATTGTGCTCGCGTCTATTATTGGCCTTATGGTTGGTATTGGTCGTCTATCTTCTAATTATTTAATCGCTAAATTATCACTGGTTTATATTGAAACCTTTCGTAACATACCGATTTTATTGCAAATTTTATTTTGGTATAACGTGGTACTTGCAGCACTACCAAGCCCGCGCCAAAGTATTTCTTATTTTGATTCTGTCTTTATTAATAACCGCGGTTTAATTGTACCGGATCCGATCTTTGAATCGGGCAGTAGTTTTATTCTTATCGCGTTTGTACTGGCTTGTATTAGTGTGGTCTTTCTGAGCAAGTGGGCAATCAAACGCCATGATCTAACGGGCGAAGAGTTTCCATTAGTGAAAGTCTCTCTGGCTATCGTTGTTGTTGCACCTTTACTGGTATTTTTTGTTACCGGCCAACCTATAAGTGCTGAATATCCAGCGTTAAAAGGCTTTAACTTTAAAGGTGGTATCACTATTATTCCGGAATTACTGGCGCTGATCTTTGCGTTGAGTATTTATACCGCTACCTATATTGCTGAAGCTGTGCGAGCGGGGATTGAAGCTGTACCTCCAGGTCAAAAAGAAGCGGCAAAATCATTAGGGCTAAAAGATCATGTGATCTTGCGTAAAGTGGTGTTACCGCAAGCATTACGCGTAATTATCCCTCCGGTTATTAACCAATATCTTAATCTAGTGAAAAACTCATCACTGGCAACGGCAATTGGTTATCCAGAAATTGTTACCTTGTTCTCAGGGACGACGCTTAACCAAGTCGGGCAGGCTATTGAGATTATCTTAATGACGATGGCCGTGTATCTTGTTTTCAGTATTGTTATTTCACTGCTGCTGAACTGGGTTAATGCAAAAATGGAAATTAAAGGAAGATAATATGGCTGTTTATACGATGAAAGAGGCCAAACCTGCACCTTCGACGAGTAAGGGGTTGGTATTCTGGTTACGAGAGAATTTATTTTCTACTATTCCTAATACGCTGTTAACACTGCTAGGTATTTACTTTATCTATGCCACAGTCCCACCATTATTGGATTGGATGATCTTTGATGCGACATGGAGTGGTACTAAAGAAGAAGTGGTAAAAGAAGGTGCACGCTGGATATTTATTATCGAGAAATTCGATCAATTTATGTATGGTTTCTATCCTGAAGCACTGCATTGGCGTCCGAATTTAGTCGCTATTATCAGCATCATTTTTGTATTTTTTATACCGCGTCTGAGCAGTATTAAAATCAAATTTGTTAGTATGCTGTTGTATCCGGTTATATGCTTCATCTTGATCCGTGGTGGACTAGGACTTGAAGTGGTCGGCACTGAAAAATGGGGCGGTTTAATGCTGACTATTTTGGTGGCTGCCGTGGGCATTATCGCATCATTCCCAATTGGTATCTTATTGGCGTTAGGTCGTCAGTCTGACAATATGCCGATTGTTAAAACCTTATGTGTTGGTTTTATTGAGTTTATTCGTGGTGTGCCGCTTATTACTATCTTATTTATGGCGTCGGTAGTACTGCCGTTATTCTTTAGCGATGGTATCGAGTTTGATAAGTTATTACGGGCGTTAATTGGTATTACCTTGTTCCAAGCCGCGTATATTGCCGAGGTTATTCGCGGTGGTTTACAAGCTATTCCAAAGGGTCAATATGAAGCGAGTGAATCATTAGGATTAACCTATTGGCAGGGCATGATTTTAATTATTCTGCCGCAGGCGTTAAAGATCTCGATTCCTAACTTGGTGGGTTCATTCATCTCGTTATTTAAAGACACGACCTTGGTATTAATTATTGGTTTATTCGATATTTTAGCAATGGTGACACTGACAAACAGTGATACTAGTTGGCTTGGTTTTGAAATTGAAGGCTATGTATTTGTTACCCTTATTTATTGGGTATTCTGCTTCAGCATGTCGCAATATTCGCGCGTGATAGAGCGTAGATACAATACCGATCACTAACCATTACCGTAAATTTACAGCTTAACACTGACCATTTACATAAGGTAATTGGTATAAGGAAATATCATGTCAGAACAAGATTATATGATCAGCATGCAAGACGTTAACAAATGGTATGGTGATTTTCACGTACTTAAAGACGTTAACTTAAATATTAAGAAAGGCGAGAAAGTGGTTATCTGTGGTCCGTCTGGATCGGGTAAATCAACGACAATCCGTTGTTTGAATCACCTTGAAAAATTTCAAGAAGGTAAAATCAACATTAATGGTACTGACTTGATTGAAGACGTTAAAGTGGTACGTCATATTCGCTCGCAAGTGGGGATGGTATTCCAACACTTTAATTTGTTTCCGCATCTTTCTGTATTAGAAAACTTATTGCTTGCGCCAACTTGGGTACATAAAAAACCCCGTCATGAAGCGATTAAAACGGCGATGATGTACTTGGAACGCGTAAAAATTGCTGACCAAGCACATAAATTTCCTAATCAGTTGTCTGGTGGGCAGCAGCAACGTGTAGCGATTGCGCGTTGTCTATGTATCAATCCTGAAATCATGTTGTTTGATGAACCGACATCGGCACTGGATCCAGAAATGGTATCGGAAGTATTAGATGTGATGGTTGAGCTTGCAGATGAAGGTATCACTATGATCTGTGTAACCCACGAAATGGGCTTTGCTAAGAAAGTGGCTGATCGCGTTATCTTTATGGATGCAGGGCAGATTATTGAAGAGAACGAACCGCATGAGTTCTTTGATAATCCGCAATCAGATCGTTTAAAATTATTCTTAGAGCAGATTTTATCGCACTAAGTAAAGCACTAAGAACAGTACTTACAAAAGTATGATGTACTGCTGATAAGCCTTACGCTTAATCCATTACTATAATGGGTTAGGGTAAGGCTTTTTTATGAGTCTATTTATATGTAGAAAATAAGATGCAGGAAATCATATGTTGGAAATGATAGATATCGAAATGGACAATGCGGTTGCGTTTCAAATGTCGGGTAAAATAACGGAAGGTGATATGGCGTTGGTGCTGAATGTTGCCAAAGAGAAAATTTCGCGTTATGGCAGTATTATGCTGTTTGAAAAGATTAATTCATTTAGCGGTGTTGAATTTTCAGCCCTAATCGAAGAGTTTAAATACCTGTTTGATGTCGGTATTAGCAATATAGACAAGGTGGCGATATTAACGGATAAAAAATGGATAGAGCATATTGTTAATATCGAAGATAAAATATTTAAAAGTATTGATATGAAATGTTTTGCTTTGGAAGAGCAGTCGCAGGCAATTGCGTTTCTTAAAGGGTTATAAAAAACCAGCAGTCGTTAGTGACTGCTGGTTTACAGGGGGATAAGCCTTGCACGTGGGGACTAGCGCAAATTTTATCTTATTGCTGTTTGCTGCAATTTAGTTCTTACAACTTACTATTTACAGTTAAGCGTTAACGGTATCAGTTGGTGCCGGAGTACGAATCAAATGGTCAAAGGCACTTAAGCTAGCTTTTGAACCTTCACCCATGGCAATGATGATTTGCTTATAAGGTACTGTTGTTACATCACCAGCGGCAAATATACCTGCAACCGAAGTTTCGCCTTTAGCATTCACTTCAATTTCGCCACGGGCTGATAACTCCACATCACTGCCTTTTAAGAAATCACTGTTTGGCATCAACCCAATTTGTACAAAGATACCGGCAAGTTCAAGTTGTTTCGCATCGCCAGTGGCGCGGTCAACATAATTAAGCGCTGTTACACGTGTACCATCACCAATTACTTCAGTGGTTTGCGCTTGTTTAATAATGGTAATGTTAGCAATACTGTCGGCCTTATTAACCAATACTTGATCGGCACGTAAGGTATCTGCAAATTCAAGCACGGTCACATGTTCAACCAAGCCCGCTAAGTCGATAGCCGCTTCGATACCGGAATTACCGCCACCAATAACAGCCACTTTTTTGCCTTTAAACAATGGACCATCACAATGTGGGCAATAAGCCACGCCTTTGTTGCGGTATTCTTGTTCGCCAGGTACATTCATTTCTCTCCAACGTGCACCTGTTGATAAGATCACACTGCGGCTTTTTAATATCGCGCCACTATCGAGTTCAACATGAATATAGCCATCAGCTGTTTTTTCAGCACTCACTACACCTGCGGCTCGTTGCTCATTCATGATATCCACATGATATTCTTTAACGTGCTCTTCAAGTGCAGCTGCGAGTTTAGGACCTTGAGTTTCTTTGACTGAAATAAAGTTTTCAATTGCCATGGTATCCATAACTTGACCACCAAAGCGTTCAGCAACGACACCGGTACGGATACCTTTACGTGCAGCGTAGATAGCAGCAGATGCGCCAGCTGGACCACCACCAACAACGAGTACTTCGTACGGTGCTTTTTCGTTTAATGCTAGCGCTTGTTTTTTTGCTGCGCCAGTATCAACTTTAGCTAATATTTCTGTTAATGAAATACGACCTTGGGTGAACACTTCACCATTTAAGTAAACACTTGGTACGGCCATGATGTTACGTTCAGCTACTTCATCTTGGAATGCTGCGCCGTCAATCATGGTTGTTTTAATATTAGGATTCGTTGCAGCCATCATATTTAAGGCTTGCACAACATCTGGGCAGTTTTGACAGCTTAATGATATGAATATTTCAAAATTCATTTCACCTTCAAGATTAGCAATTTGTTCAATGACTTCGGCATCGAGTTTCATTGGATGGCCACCACTATGTAGTAGGGCTAACACCAAAGATGTAAATTCATGTCCCATTGGTAAACCAGCAAAGCCAATGGCAGTTTGCTTCATCGGATTAACTACCTGCATGATAGGTTTACGTGCGCTCGCGCTTTGATCTTCGATAACAATTACTTTTTCGCTTAATGATGCGATGTCATTAGCTAGGGTATGTAATTTCTGTGCGGTCTGGCTGTCATCAAGGCTTAGTACTAGCTGTACTTCGGTCTTTAAGTTTTGTAAATACGCCTTTAACTGGGTTTTCATATTTTGGTCTAACATGGTGACACCTTTTTAATTCTGTTTATGGCTACATTGATGCGCTTTTGAAAACGCGATTAGCAATTTGGTTAATTTAAAAATCGATTTTCTGCTGTTATTTTTCGAGGGTAAGCAAAAATGTATTTTTAAATGACCTCAGCGATTGCTGTATGCTGAGGTCGTCTTATCTTCAATTAATCAGTCTTTAAAGTTGCCTTTAAATTAGATTTTACCTACTAGGTCTAGTGAAGGAGCTAGTGTTTCTTCGCCTTCTTTCCATTTAGCTGGGCAAACTTCGCCTGGGTTAGCAGCTACATATTGTGCTGCTTTAACTTTACGCATTAAGTCTTCAGCGTCACGGCCAATACCTTCTGCTGTGATTTCCATTGCTTGGATAACACCTTGTGGGTCAACTAGGAAAGTTGCACGGTCAGCAAGACCTTGACCTTCACGCATCACATTGAAGTTGTTTGTGATGTTGCCTGATTGGTCGCCTACCATGAAGTAGTTGATTTTGCCGATTGTGTCAGAGCTGTCGTGCCATGCTTTGTGTGTGAAGTGTGTGTCAGTTGATACAGAGAAAACTTCAACACCACGTTTTTGTAGTTCTTCGTAATGGTCTGCAACATCACCTAGTTCAGTAGGGCAAACAAATGTGAAGTCAGCTGGGTAGAAGAAGAATACAGCCCATTTACCATGTACGTCTTGCTCAGAAATTTCTACGAATTCGCCTTGTTTAAAAGCCGTTGCGTTGAATGGTTTGATTTGAGTATTGATCATGTTGTTATCCTATTAATTAGTTAATTGTGTGATGGGACTCTTGCAGTAGTCTTGCTGCGAATCCATGAGAAGGATTATGGGGCAATCATATGGATAGGTAAAGCTGACTGAATATATGAAAGTGATAGTTTAAATCTATCACTCTTTGAGCCGAGGTTAACTAC from Moritella marina ATCC 15381 encodes the following:
- the glpB gene encoding glycerol-3-phosphate dehydrogenase subunit GlpB — encoded protein: MKFDSIIIGGGIAGYTAGLRCLEAGLKTAIISNGQSALHFSSGSIDLLSHTPTGKAIRNPAAIFNKFTHEFPAHPYSKVGKENVFASMQWYKHLLTNAGIPLQQQDNGDNHLRITPLGTLKSTWLSQPYVQQLPMRLNEHDIKRIVVVQIDDFRDFNAKMVTDNLVQIPEFEGVEITHANVAIAGFSGLKRNACELRSIDIARILTNDSEIKALADKLLTIATINDVVILPAITGNGLGLETLNKLHALTNLTFHEVTTMPPSMLGIRLEETMIDLFIKGGGMLLKGDQVTHGDIAKDSSNNDELSLKRIYTRNLENMPLSAEHFIFASGSFFNKGLIGHHDKLQEPVFDLDMNSFKQRSTWFNPEFFSADSQPFLSLGIKTNHTFNPMLKGKTLNNLFCAGSNLGGYDPVAEGSGSGVAISTAYHAVNLLLQHSHNSHSQNITSDSLA
- the glpA gene encoding anaerobic glycerol-3-phosphate dehydrogenase subunit A, with the translated sequence MGKVTRFNTEVLIIGGGATGTSIMRDCALRGITCILLDKSDIASGTTGRNHGLLHSGARYAVTDAESARECIQENKILKHIASHCIEETNGLFITLPEDDLDFQQTFMTACATAGIDTQRLTPQQAIELEPNVNRSLLGAVKVPDGTLDPFRLCASNVLDAKNHGAQLLTYSMVQSLIRIGDRIIGAKCLNTRTNEQFEVYAQEVINAAGIWGKNICHYADLNVQMLPAKGSLLVFEHRINDLVINRCRKPADADILVPGDSISLIGTTSEEIDYNDIDSLKISEKEVNILIEEGAKLAPILAQTRILRAYAGVRPLVDVGGGDGRNISRGIVLLDHQQRDGLAGFSSILGGKLMTSRLMAEMTTDLVASKLGNINSCTTHLQPLPGSVIKAGNNKNKSKQAVFTTTAATHRHGENAVASFDQSTKGKSIVCECEMVSVGEIEYAIKQLDVTNLVDLRRRTRLGMGSCQGELCTYRASSLFCDFGNCSGYQSSQLLMQFFEERWKGIKPVLFGDALREAEFTYWLYEGLFGATDINKLGEKQEDKDYYEI
- a CDS encoding LysR family transcriptional regulator, with translation MQSSSSLADIRAFVTIAEQGSFTKAAEVLQSSRAHVSRQLAQLEQQLGVQLIIRTTRAQRLTPIGEQFFQQCLTSLQTINQAVIAAKDDTEQLQGSICINCVGGVIGEDILANIISEFNLQYPDIEVELDFSSPRVDLIAEAFDLVVRMGELEDSGLVARKLTDIKVQVLASPDYLAKHPVIKHPKDLEQHNCLTGSIKRWRFHQKSVQHNNAPIHELDINVKGNFSCKSGRALINAAKSGNGIVRLPELYCEEEINAHTLAPALISASDDEQWHSPDVPLFLLYHRNRYQPARLKVLIDFICQRFKQL
- a CDS encoding SDR family oxidoreductase, producing MKKLVVITGASSGIGEATAKRLSAAGHPLLLVARRVEKLEALDLPNCLCEKVDLTVHAEFNAALAKAEAVYGPADLLINNAGMMLLGQIDTQPAEEFKTMFDVNVIALLNGMQAVLAPMKARNTGTIINISSVAGRKTFGAHAAYCGTKFAVHAITENVREEVAMSDVRVITIAPGAVETELLSHTTSEEIKAGYESWKETMGSILAPDDVARAIEFAYAQPQDVCIREIVLASTRQEP
- a CDS encoding amino acid ABC transporter substrate-binding protein, producing MKVTKIALILGLASTLPNLVNAATLEQVMKKGVLNCGVSTGIPGFSATDSKGVWKGIDVDFCRSVAAAVLGDASKVKFIPLTAKERFTALQSGEIDLLSRASTWTATRDTSLGLNFAGVNYYDGQGFLVNKDLGVTSAKELDGASFCIQAGTTTELNLTDYFKSNNMEYKAVTFDTSGQTIDAFKKGRCDAVTSDASQLYGLRIKLDDPKSAVVLPDIISKEPLGPVVRQGDDEWFNVVRWSLFATLEAEELGVTASNVDKQLKSANPSVKRLLGVSGKAGENLGLKSDWAYQIVKQVGNYEEMFENNVGKNSPLNIDRGLNNLWNKGGLMYAMPIR
- a CDS encoding amino acid ABC transporter permease, whose translation is MLASIIGLMVGIGRLSSNYLIAKLSLVYIETFRNIPILLQILFWYNVVLAALPSPRQSISYFDSVFINNRGLIVPDPIFESGSSFILIAFVLACISVVFLSKWAIKRHDLTGEEFPLVKVSLAIVVVAPLLVFFVTGQPISAEYPALKGFNFKGGITIIPELLALIFALSIYTATYIAEAVRAGIEAVPPGQKEAAKSLGLKDHVILRKVVLPQALRVIIPPVINQYLNLVKNSSLATAIGYPEIVTLFSGTTLNQVGQAIEIILMTMAVYLVFSIVISLLLNWVNAKMEIKGR